The Chloroflexia bacterium SDU3-3 genome includes the window TCGGCCCGGCCAGCCTGCCGCCGATCGCCGCCGTGGCCAGCATGACGGCCACCGCCCTGCACAACACACGGCTCTACCTTGAGGTGCAGGAGGAGGGTGCGCGCCGCCGCGTCATCCTAGAGAGCATCGCCGACGCCGTGATCGTGTGCGACGCCCAGCGCTTTGTGGTGCTGCTCAACCCCGCCGCCGAGGCCCTGCTGAAGGTGCGCGACTGGCAGCGCCGCCGCTACCACTTCAACGAGCTGCCGCTGGTGCCGATCGTGGATGCCAGCGCGCTGCTGGGCGAAGATGGCCAGCTCATCCAGCGCTACGAGGCCCTGGGCCAGACGCTGCGGGCATCCAGCGCGGTGCTCTCCTCGCCCGCCCAGGCTATATCGGGCGAGGTGATCGTGCTGCACAACATCAGCGCCGAGGCCGCGCTCGACCAGGCCAAGACCGACCTGATCGCGCTGATCTCGCACGAGCTGCGCACGCCGCTCACCGCCATCCAGAGCGCCGCCGACATGCTAAAGAAGGGCATCGGCGGCGAGTTGAACGCGCTGCAGACCGAGCTGGCCGACACGGCGCTGCGCCAGAGCTACGCCATGAGTGCCCTGATCGATAAGGCGATCATGGTGGCCAATATCGAGAACGGCACGCTGGATGTGGACACCTTCCCCACCGGGCTGGAGCTGGTGGTCACCTCGGCGCTCCAGCCGCTGCGCGACGCCGCCGCCGCTTCCGAGGTGGAGCTGCTGGTGGATGTGCCCAAGGAGCTGCCGCTGGCTCAGATCGACGGACGGCTGGTGAAGGTGGCGCTGCAGCAGATCGTGGACAACGCCATCAAGTATGGGGTGGGCGCGCCGGTGCGGCTGGTGGCCCGCGCCCACGGCGAGGGCATCGCCATCGCGGTGCGCGACTTTGGGCCGGGCATCGCCGCCGAGCAGATCCCCCACCTGTTTAGCCGCCTGCACCGTGGGGCCGACGCGCTCAACCAGGCCCCGCGCGGCATGGGCCTGGGCCTGATGATCGCCCGCGAGCTGATCGAGCGCCAGGGCGGCAGCGTGAGCGTGCAGAGCGAGCTTGGGCAGGGCAGCCTGTTCACTATCTTCCTACCAGGAGCAAAAGATGTTGCGCAAGCCGTCGCGGCCTAGCCGCTATCCACGCCGGACCACGCTGGCCAGCCTGATGCGCTGGCTGCTGCGGGTCTTTCGGCGCTCGCCCATCCGCGTGGCCTCGCTGGCGGTGGCCGCGCTCTCGCTCGGCGGGGTGGCCGGGGTCTCCGCCGCTGGGCTGCGCATGGTGGAGCCGCACAACCGCGACTACCCCGTGAGCATCCAGAGCCTGCTGAGCGCCAACTACGCGCCCTGGCCGGGCAATGGCCTGAATCAGGGCCGCCTCGACCAGGCGATCATCGCCGAGGCCGCGCGTGATGCGGCGCTGCGCAGCCCCGAGCGCGGCATGGATGGCGGCGCGGTGGCCCCCATGGATCTGCCGCCGCTGCCCCAGGCCCTGGCTAGCTCGGGCCTGCCCGCCGCCAGCGCGGCGGCGGTGGCCCCTACCGCCAGCGCCACCAGCGCGGCCAGCGCCACCCGCACCGCCAGCGCCACCCGCACGGCGCTGCTCCGCACATCCACGGCCCAGGCCAGCGCCACAGCCCGTGCTAGCGCCACGCCGCCTACATCCAGCGCCACGGCGCCTGCATCCAGCGCCACGCCGCTGGCCACGCTGGCCCCCGCCACGGCCCTGCCGCCCACGCCCGTCCCCGCCGATACGGCGACGGCTGCGCCATCCAACAGCGCGGTGGCTACCGCGCTCGCCTCGGCCACTGTGCTGCCCACCGAGACCGCCAGCGCCACCGCGCAGCCCACCGACACGGCTACGCCTAAGCCCACCAAGACGCGCACGCCCGTGCCAGATACCGAGACGCCGCTGCCGCTGACCGACACGCCGGTGCCCACGCCCACGATCTACCGGCCCACGCTTGGCCCCTCGGTTACGCCGCTGCCGCCGACCAGCACGCCGCTGCCATGGACGAACACGCCGGTGCCGCCGACCGATACGCCGGTGCCACCGAGCGCGACGCCGATGCCGCCGACCAACACCCTTGTGCCGCCGACCAACACCCTTGTGCCGCCGACCAACACCCCGGTGCCGCCGACCGACACCCCGGTGCCGCCGACTGATACGGCCATCCCCCCCACGGACACGCCCGTGCCGCCAACCAACACGCCCGTGCCGCCGACCAACACGCCCGTGCCCGCAGGGCTCGTAGTGAAGATCCTCAGCCCATCGGATGGCGCGACCGTCACCAGCGCCTCGCAGACAGGCTTTGAGATTAAGGCCTACGATCCAGCCGTGGGCAATGGCAATGGTGCTGGCATTACCCAGGTGGAGATCCAGATAGTGCAGCCGGATGGCTCGCTGATGGTGCTACCGATGGGCACGACCCAGACCGAGAAGGTGCTACCCTACTGCGCCTTTGGCGACGGCGGCGGGGCCTGCTCGACCGTCAGCGCTGGCACCTTCGCGGGCTGGCAGCCTGGCACCTACACGCTGCGTGCCCGCGCCCTCTCCACGGGCGGCGTGTGGTCGGGCTGGGTGTCGGTCACGTTTACGGTCTAGCTCGCCATCAAAGCGGCTCAGGGGCACTATGCTCCTGAGCCGCTTTTGTTTTGATATGTTGGTCTATGACTTTGATATGTTGGTCTATGACTTTGATGTGTCGGTCTGTGACTTTGATGTGTCGGTCTGTGATGTCGAGGCTATAGTTTTATTTTTAAAAGAAATGCTTTCGCATGATCGTATTTTTTTCATTCAAAAAGAAAAGGCGCTGGTATTGGGAAAGCTCCCAATACCAGCGCCCTGCCAGTATTACGCCCGCACGTGGCCATCGCCCTCGGCCACATACTTGTAGGTGGTCAGCTCGCGCAGCGCCATAGGGCCGCGCGCGTGCAGCTTCTGCGTGCTCACCGCGATCTCGGCCCCCAGCCCGAACTGGCCGCCGTCGTTGAAGCGGGTCGAGGCGTTCACGAACACCGCCGAGGAGTCGACCGCGCTCACGAAGTGATCCGCCGTCACCGGGTTCTCGGTGATGATCGCGTCGGAGTGGTCGCCGTACTGGGCGATGTGGTCGAGCGCCTGCTCCAGGCCATCCACCACACGGATGGAGAGGATGAGCGCCATGAACTCGGTGCCGAAATCCTCGGGCTGGGCGGGCACTGCCGCCGTGAACTCGGCCCCGCGCAGGATGTCCAGCGACTCCTCGTCGCAGCGCAGCTCCACGTGGTACTGGGCCAGATCCTCGGCCAGGGGCGGCAGGGCCTGGGCCGCCACATCGCGGTGCACCAGCACGGTGTCGAGCGCGTTGCACACGCTGGGGCGCTGCACCTTGGCGTTGCGCACGATCGGCACCACATAGTCCAGGTTGGCGTCCCTGTCCACATACACGTGGCACACCCCGATCCCGCCGGTGATCACGGGGATAGTGGCCTTCTCGCGGCAGAACTGGTGCAGCGAGGCCCCGCCGCGCGGGATGATCACATCCACATACTTGTCCAGCCGCAGCAGCTGCTCCACCAGCGCGCGGTCGGGGTCGTCGATCACCTGGATGGCGTCGGCGGGCAGCCCGGCCTGGGCCAGCGCGCCCTGGATGATCTGCACCAGCGCTGCGCACGAGTGGCGGATCTCCTTGCCGCCGCGTAGGATGGCGGCGTTGCCCGACTTCAGGCACAGCGCCGCGCAGTCCACGGTGACATTGGGGCGGGCCTCGTAGATGATGCCGATCACACCCAGCGGCACGCGGCGCTTGTGCAGGCGCAGGCCATTGGGCAGCACGGTGGCCTCGAAGCGCTCGCCCACCGGGTCGGGCAGCTGGGCCACCTTGCGGGTGTCGCTGGCGATCGCCTCCAGCCGCGCCCTGGTGAGCAGCATGCGGTCGAGCAGCGCGTCGCTGGTTCCGGCGGCGCGGCCCTGGTCCATATCGCGGGCATTGGCCGCAAGGATAGTGTCGGCCTGGGCCAGCAGCGCGTCGGCGATGGCCTCAAGCGCGGCGTTCTTCTGGTCGGTGGACATAAGCGCCAGCGTGCGGCCTGCGGCCTTGGCGCGCTTCCCCATCTGTTGCAGATCCATGCGAGTGGCTCCTTCTTCTTCGTATCGGGCAGGCAGGCTAGAGCACAACCATATCATCGCGGTGCACGGCCTCGGGGCCGTAGTCATACCCGAGGATCTCGCCTATCTGGCTGGACTGCGCCCCCATCAGCAGGCGCAGGTCGCGGGCGTTGTAGTGGGCCAGCCCGCGCGCGATCTCGCGATCCTGGCGTGAGTAGATGCGGATGGTCTGGCCGCGCTCGAAGTCGCCCTCCACCGCGCAGACCCCGGCGGGCAGCAGGCTCTTGCCGCCCTGGGTCAGCGCGCGGGCCGCGCCGTCGTCGGCCACCACGCGGCTGTGGCGGGCGGTCTCGGCCAGCAGCCAGCGCTTGCGGCTCTCCACGTGGCTGCTGATCGCTGGGAAGTGGGTGCCCACCGGCTCGCCGCCCAGCAGCCGCGCGATGATCTCTGGCTCGGCCCCGCTGGCGATCACCACGCTGGTGCCGCTGCGGGTGGCGAGGTCGGCGGCCTGGATCTTGGTGAGCATGCCGCCGGTGCCGCGCACGTTGCTGCCGCCCGCCAGCGCGTAGATCTCCTCGGTGATCTGGGGGATCTCGCGGATGAGGGTGGCCTCGGGGTTGTGGCGCGGGTCGGCGGTGTAGACCCCCGCGATGTCGGAGAGGATGAGCAGGATGTCGGCGTCGATCAGCCCCGAGACCATGGCCGACAGGTTGTCGTTGTCGCCCACCTTGATCTCATCCACCACCACCGCGTCGTTCTCGTTCACGATCGGCAGCACCCCGTACGAGAGGCAGGCCGTGAGCGTGTTGCGGGCGTTCAGGTAGCGGTGGCGGTCGCGCAGGTCGGCGCGGGTGAGCAGCGCCTGGGCCACCGGGATGCTGTAGAGGTCGAAGATCTGCTCGTAGATGTGCATCAGGCGGCTCTGGCCCACGGCGGCCAGCAGCTGCTTCATGGGCATGTCGCGGCGGCGTGGCGGGTACTGCAGCCGCTCGCGGCCAGCGGCCTGCGCCCCCGAGCTGACCATGGCCACCTCCACCCCCTGGCTGCGGGCGGCGGCCACCTGGCGGGCCAGATCGACGATGCGCGGGCGGTGCAGGTGGTCGGTGCCTGCGGTGAGCACGTTGGTGCCCAGCTTGATGACGAGACGACGTGGTTGTGACATGGCGGTCTCTACACAAGAACCGCAGCCTCGCCCCCCCGACCCGGCGTCGGCGGAAACAATGCTGCGGTTCGATTTGGTTCGCGGTGTGGCCGTGCGCGCCGCCGCTTGGGGCCGGGCCGCGCGCGCTGGCCAGATGAGCTATGCTACGGCACCAGCCGGTACCCCACGCCCCACTCCGTCAGCAGCAGCTTGGGGTCGCGCGGGTCTTCTTCGAGCTTGCGGCGCAGGTGCCAGATGTAGAC containing:
- a CDS encoding glutamate-5-semialdehyde dehydrogenase: MDLQQMGKRAKAAGRTLALMSTDQKNAALEAIADALLAQADTILAANARDMDQGRAAGTSDALLDRMLLTRARLEAIASDTRKVAQLPDPVGERFEATVLPNGLRLHKRRVPLGVIGIIYEARPNVTVDCAALCLKSGNAAILRGGKEIRHSCAALVQIIQGALAQAGLPADAIQVIDDPDRALVEQLLRLDKYVDVIIPRGGASLHQFCREKATIPVITGGIGVCHVYVDRDANLDYVVPIVRNAKVQRPSVCNALDTVLVHRDVAAQALPPLAEDLAQYHVELRCDEESLDILRGAEFTAAVPAQPEDFGTEFMALILSIRVVDGLEQALDHIAQYGDHSDAIITENPVTADHFVSAVDSSAVFVNASTRFNDGGQFGLGAEIAVSTQKLHARGPMALRELTTYKYVAEGDGHVRA
- the proB gene encoding glutamate 5-kinase; the encoded protein is MSQPRRLVIKLGTNVLTAGTDHLHRPRIVDLARQVAAARSQGVEVAMVSSGAQAAGRERLQYPPRRRDMPMKQLLAAVGQSRLMHIYEQIFDLYSIPVAQALLTRADLRDRHRYLNARNTLTACLSYGVLPIVNENDAVVVDEIKVGDNDNLSAMVSGLIDADILLILSDIAGVYTADPRHNPEATLIREIPQITEEIYALAGGSNVRGTGGMLTKIQAADLATRSGTSVVIASGAEPEIIARLLGGEPVGTHFPAISSHVESRKRWLLAETARHSRVVADDGAARALTQGGKSLLPAGVCAVEGDFERGQTIRIYSRQDREIARGLAHYNARDLRLLMGAQSSQIGEILGYDYGPEAVHRDDMVVL